The sequence AATTTCTGTTACATTTACCCTTTCGAGGAAGCGGAATAGAACCGAACACACACCCGAATATTGGATTGGGAGATTTTTATGGTTTGGATAATTTCAGATATTCATGGTATGTACGATTGTTTAATTTCTCTTTTAGAGAATTTTCATATTAAAGATGAAGATAAGTTAATATTTTTAGGAGATTATGTTGATAGAGGTCCAAATTCAAAGAAAGTATTGGACTTTTTAATAACTTTGAGTAAGGGTAATAAGCATATTTTTATTAAAGGTAATCACGACGATATGATGGTAGATTATTTTAGTAAATATGGTGATTACGAGCATGGGCTTTGGTTTTATAACGGAGCAAAGTCAACTATTAATAGTTTTAATGGTAGTGTGGATAGAGAATATCTAAATTTTTTGGAAGATTTACCTCTTTATTACGAGGAAAAAATTGGCAACGAGAATTATCTTTTTGTTCATGCTGGAATAAATCCTCATAAATCAGTTGATGAACAAGATAAATTCGATCTATTATGGATCAGAGAAGAGTTTTTAGAAATAAACGAAAGGTATTCGAACTATATTATAATTCATGGGCATACTCCAACGCTTTATTTAACAGGAAAAGATGATGTGTTTATTAAAAAAGATGATGATAATAGAATTATAAGCATTGATATAGATACAGGTTGTGTTTATGGTGGGAAATTGACTGCCTTAGGTATAACGAATGAAAACAAATATATAATAGTGCAAGTTTCTTGTTAGAGGCTTTCTATTTTTAATTTCAGGGGTGCATGTAGGCTTGATAATTAGGAAAACAAGAGAAAATTGATTAACAAAAAAGGATGCCTTAAGCATCCTTTAAGTTTTTGATTTTTTTCTTCCGTTTATCAATATAATGGTTCTACATCCATGTGTTCCCAATAATCTTTTGAGAGTTTTTGATACAAGGTGTAAATTCTATCTCTGTGCTCTTTTTCCCATTCTGCAAGGTGCTTTAGTATTTTTTTAATATCTTCATCTTCTACACTTTCAGCGGCCTTATTATAATAATTCATGAAGTCTTCTTCAATTAAATAAGCCATTCTTAATACAGGTATATCAGATTTTACAGCTGAAAAGTCACCACCATACACTATTTCTTGAGAAGCTCTTTTGGTAAAAGACTGCCCAACATCACTTGGTTGTGAAAAATGAACATAATCGTGACTTTTTATATCTTTTATGAGTCCGCTTATATAATCCACATGGCTTTTTTCCATTCCGCTTAAACTTTCAAAAGTTTCTTTCACATCTTTTATTTTTACTGTTTTAGCTTTTGATTCGTAAAATTGCATTCCTTCCATTTCTTTAGATAAAGCATATTCTAATATCCCTAAAACCTTTTTCGTATTCAAAATACCACCTCCAAATTTTTTTAATCACTGTTGAGAATATACCACATAAATGTATGGTAAAAGTATGTATTGCAACAATATAGAAATATATATACCTACTACTGGTATTAATCCTAGAAGAAATATAATAGTTAAAACGATCAGTATTTGTACAAAATGATTGCTGTTAAAAACAAAAGAAAAGCTTTTTTTGATTGCCTCTGTGACTGACAGCTTATCAACTACCAAAGCAGATGGAGAAAATATTAGAAAAAGAGCTAATATAATCCCTGGAACAACGAAAGCCATAAAACCAATAGCAATTAAGAAACCAACAACGATGGAAAGAACTAATATTTCAAGGGACATGCTTTTAAGTTCTGAGTAACTTTCTTTTAGATTAAC comes from Petrotoga sp. 9PW.55.5.1 and encodes:
- a CDS encoding metallophosphoesterase family protein, producing the protein MVWIISDIHGMYDCLISLLENFHIKDEDKLIFLGDYVDRGPNSKKVLDFLITLSKGNKHIFIKGNHDDMMVDYFSKYGDYEHGLWFYNGAKSTINSFNGSVDREYLNFLEDLPLYYEEKIGNENYLFVHAGINPHKSVDEQDKFDLLWIREEFLEINERYSNYIIIHGHTPTLYLTGKDDVFIKKDDDNRIISIDIDTGCVYGGKLTALGITNENKYIIVQVSC
- a CDS encoding ferritin family protein, with amino-acid sequence MNTKKVLGILEYALSKEMEGMQFYESKAKTVKIKDVKETFESLSGMEKSHVDYISGLIKDIKSHDYVHFSQPSDVGQSFTKRASQEIVYGGDFSAVKSDIPVLRMAYLIEEDFMNYYNKAAESVEDEDIKKILKHLAEWEKEHRDRIYTLYQKLSKDYWEHMDVEPLY